From a single Lolium rigidum isolate FL_2022 chromosome 7, APGP_CSIRO_Lrig_0.1, whole genome shotgun sequence genomic region:
- the LOC124678226 gene encoding E3 ubiquitin-protein ligase SINA-like 2, translated as MLSSPVYQCSSGHVTCASCHDHTSGHTLCSYCLDTGCTRSLAVEEFLYGISFSCRNQQYGCDAFLLHHQMREHERSCHHEPCFCPVPLCGFAGQTYELESHLATLHRWDVVGFRYGESFEAPVHSPAVFRCDDYGELFHILASREGYGTALSMICIRPDNACKEEFTYELKVPAGGQHRLQMQSTVWNTSLRYGIGEGSDVFLLVPDKLPGNGSGSVVEVCINKAAAAGATSD; from the exons ATGCTCTCCTCGCCGGTCTACCAG TGCTCCAGCGGGCACGTCACCTGCGCGAGCTGCCACGACCATACCTCCGGGCACACGCTCTGCAGCTACTGCTTGGACACCGGCTGCACGCGCAGCCTCGCCGTCGAGGAGTTCCTCTACGGCATCAGCTTCTCCTGCCGCAACCAGCAGTACGGCTGCGACGCGTTCCTGCTGCACCACCAGATGCGCGAGCACGAGCGGTCCTGCCACCACGAGCCCTGCTTCTGCCCCGTGCCTCTCTGCGGCTTCGCCGGACAGACCTACGAGCTCGAGTCCCACCTCGCCACCCTCCACCGCTGGGACGTCGTCGGGTTCCGCTACGGCGAGAGCTTCGAGGCCCCCGTCCACAGCCCGGCCGTCTTCCGCTGCGACGACTACGGCGAGCTCTTCCACATCCTTGCCTCCCGTGAGGGGTACGGCACCGCGCTCTCCATGATCTGCATCCGCCCCGACAACGCTTGCAAGGAGGAGTTCACCTACGAGCTCAAGGTACCGGCGGGTGGACAACACCGGCTGCAGATGCAGTCAACTGTGTGGAACACGTCGCTGCGGTACGGCATCGGGGAGGGGAGCGACGTGTTCCTGCTCGTCCCTGATAAGCTGCCCGGCAATGGGAGTGGCAGCGTTGTGGAGGTGTGCATcaacaaggcggcggcggcaggtgcAACCAGTGATTAG
- the LOC124671074 gene encoding probable polyol transporter 4 produces MLGFLGRKSTQSRYVRMDDVLPQDQEGVEDAGGGCSVPVRGEARRYVFFCSVFASLNHVLLGYDVGVMSGCIIFIQKDLHINEVQQEVLVGCLSFISLLGSLAAGRTSDAIGRKWTIGLAAAIFQVGAAVMTLASSFAVLMAGRLLAGVGIGFGLMVAPVYISEISPAALRGSFASFPEIFISLGILLGYVSNLAFAGLPDHINWRVMLAAGILPSISIAFVLTVIPESPRWLVMQGRIGDARAVLLKVTETEEEAEERLGEIEESARATAADKAVWRELMRPSPVVLRMLVAGLGVMFFQQATGIDALVYYSPTIFRDAGITSEGQLLAATVAVGLSKTVFIVIAIALVDNVGRKPLLYVSTIGITGCLATLAGALSLLARGMLPSGVAIGLAILTVCGFVAFFSVGIGPVNMVLSSEIYPLRLRAQAVATGLAVNRLTSGAVAMSFLSICRAVSVAGAFTAFAAVSALSVVFVHMFVPETSGKSLEQIESLFGSNIGSGGEVELADGEHLVHKR; encoded by the exons ATGCTGGGGTTCTTGGGGAGGAAGAGCACACAGAGCAGGTACGTACGCATGGACGACGTTCTGCCGCAGGATCAGGAAGGGGTGGAAGACGCCGGCGGTGGCTGCAGTGTCCCTGTTCGCGGGGAGGCAAGGCGATATGTGTTCTTCTGCTCTGTCTTCGCTTCCCTCAACCACGTCCTTCTTGGTTACG ACGTTGGTGTGATGAGCGGCTGCATCATCTTCATTCAGAAGGACCTCCACATCAACGAGGTGCAGCAGGAGGTGCTCGTGGGCTGCCTCAGCTTCATCTCCCTGCTCGGCAGCCTCGCTGCTGGACGGACCTCGGACGCCATCGGCCGGAAATGGACCATCGGCCTCGCGGCCGCTATCTTCCAGGTGGGCGCCGCCGTGATGACGCTCGCGTCGTCATTTGCGGTGCTCATGGCCGGGAGGCTGCTCGCCGGCGTTGGCATTGGGTTCGGCCTCATGGTCGCGCCGGTCTACATCTCCGAGATTTCCCCGGCGGCGCTGCGGGGCTCGTTCGCCTCCTTCCCGGAGATATTCAtaagcctcggcatcctcctcggcTACGTCTCCAACCTCGCCTTCGCAGGCCTCCCAGACCACATCAACTGGCGCGTCATGCTCGCCGCTGGCATCCTCCCTTCAATCTCCATCGCGTTCGTGCTCACTGTGATCCCAGAGTCTCCGCGGTGGCTGGTCATGCAGGGGCGCATAGGTGATGCGCGCGCCGTGCTCCTCAAGGTCACGGAGACCGAGGAAGAGGCAGAAGAGAGGCTCGGCGAGATCGAGGAGTCAGCGCGCGCCACGGCTGCCGACAAGGCGGTGTGGCGGGAGCTCATGAGGCCGTCACCGGTGGTCCTCCGGATGCTGGTGGCCGGGCTGGGCGTGATGTTCTTTCAGCAAGCCACTGGCATCGACGCGCTGGTCTACTACAGCCCGACCATATTCCGGGACGCTGGTATCACCTCGGAGGGCCAGCTGCTCGCCGCCACTGTTGCAGTCGGGCTCTCCAAGACGGTGTTCATTGTGATCGCCATCGCTCTGGTGGACAACGTTGGGAGGAAACCCCTGCTCTACGTCAGCACGATCGGCATCACAGGGTGCCTAGCCACGCTCGCCGGGGCGCTCTCCCTACTCGCGCGAGGCATGCTGCCGAGCGGCGTGGCGATCGGGCTAGCCATCCTGACGGTGTGTGGCTTCGTGGCCTTCTTCTCGGTGGGGATCGGACCCGTCAACATGGTGCTGAGCTCCGAGATCTACCCGCTGAGGCTGCGCGCGCAGGCGGTGGCCACCGGCCTGGCGGTGAACAGGCTGACCAGTGGCGCCGTGGCCATGTCATTCCTCTCCATCTGCCGCGCCGTGTCCGTCGCGGGCGCCTTCACGGCCTTCGCGGCCGTCTCTGCGCTCTCCGTGGTGTTCGTGCACATGTTCGTGCCGGAGACCAGCGGCAAGTCGCTCGAGCAGATCGAGTCGTTGTTTGGCAGCAACATCGGCAGCGGTGGCGAGGTGgagctcgccgacggggaacaccTGGTGCACAAGCGATGA